The stretch of DNA GACCAATGTACAAGCAAAGTCTATTTTTTCCACATCTCTCGAAAAATACTTAGGTATTACTAATAAATAAATGGAATTGTACAGAGGTGATTCATGGACAAAAACAATGGCACTGTTGTTATCAAACAATGGAAGGAAAATAGTTTAATACACTGGTGAATTGATGTTTAGAAATGACTGGGTAAAGCAGAACCATCACCACATTTTGATACCTAGATTAACCTTACACTACAGTAGATTAACCTTACCCTAGGCCTATAGTAAAACACAgtaaaaacaaacacatgtggtCATGACGTAGAATATTTCATTCTCTATCATAGAAGTCCATATAACAAACTGTACTTACCGTATTTGACCTAATAACCGCCCGTGTCCTATAAGCGTCCTTCccccttttgaggcctcaattacacaggcataaataaagaccaaaactgtataggtttgcaataattttgtcttatcaagcacattttttttctttttttctccaATATTGTTAAGGCCccgggcgcttattgggtcgaatacggtatatcaAATTCCCAAGAGGTTTGTTATACGTACCCTattatactgtacactgtatactgtaGTTCTCAACCATGCTCTCTGTGTAGCTATATATCACATCATCTGGCTTCTATATgttcaaatttgaaatttcttCTCGATCATTCAATTATATCAGCTCTAGtctattgattttttaaattctatAAAGCTCTTCTATCATATCGGCCCTCCCCCTCAATTATTTTAGTATCTACAATCATGTACctgtaatatcaaataattttagtAACATCACATTTACTCTATCCCTCCATTATTCAACATAACATGCAGTTCCATCACATTAACTCCCTCCCTTACTTAAAGTAACAAGCTATTCCATCACATTAACTCCCTCCCTTATTCAAAGTAACAAGCTATTCCATCACAATAACTTCCTCCCTTATTCAACCTATATGCTGTTCTATCACAACAACTCCCTTCCCCTATTTATATAGCAAGCTGTTCCATCACATCAATTCCCTCCCGTTATAttcaacataacaacacattgtctCCCTTTAACAAGACATGCTGTTATATCACAACAACTCCCTCCCCTATTTAATATAGCAAGCTGTTCCATCACATCAATTCCCTCCCGTTATAttcaacataacaacacattgtctCCCTTTAACAAGACATGCTGTTATATCACAACAACTCCCTCCCCTATTTAATATAGCAAGCTGTTCCATCACATCAATTCCCTCCTGTTATAttcaacataacaacacattgtctCCCTTTAACAAGACATGATGTTCCATCACATCAACTCCCTCCCGTTATAttcaacataacaacacattgtctCCCTTTAACAAGACATGCTATTCTATCATATCGGCGCCCTCCCCACCAGTGGCATCTTCATCGATATGAAGGTCATCAAGCATTTCCTGGAGACTGATCTGTGGAAGTCCTTCGTCGTCCGTGTCGTCCTGATCAACAGGAATCTTACTGGCATCTGTAATGTAATAGTTCaacattaataaataattaacaaaaactTGCTGGGAGAGGTTTTGTAATTCACTGTGTCAAAAGTCTAACCCTTATCAAAACCcaattgatatattgatatcagTATAACTTCAGCAGAGGTACAGACTCGGATCAAAactatatttcataaaatgataaactttaaataaattttcacaTTTGTTTTTCAAGTAATTTTCCTAAAATTCTGGGTCACCATTGAAAAAATACTTGCAGATactatttgtataattttctgtTTGCTTAATTCATCATGAGTCTGTAGGTATATCATCATCTTATTagtatatgtaaaattatataatttcataaaacaatatttttataaagctCAAACATGAATACAAAACGTTTCTCAATTTATACATACACAAAGTATTTGACCCTATAATCGCCCCTCCCCTTTTAAGGCTTCAATTTCACCtactttgaattaaatacaGACTGAAATTATTAAAACTGTCTtggatttcttttgcaaattgatttgtggttactttgaaaaataattttatgaaaggcaagTCCAAATTTGTTAATTAAGCACCTTTAATTTGCttaattttttaagcgccctgggcacTCATTAGGTCGAATACGGTGTACAATTTGTTAATAATTGAAACATAAATAGATGTACTTTACCTTTGTAAATGTTTACTCCCTGTCTATAGTTAGGGTCCTCTTCTAAATCTTCCAAGAAGTCATTGTAATCCctgaaatcagaaacataaacatttgttttcccTGCTGGTAATGAGATCCCTGTGGAATATACCGGTAAGCTTTGATAAACAGGTTTGTATCCTCTTTAAATACGGTTATATTAAAGGTTCAGGAGTTATGTCCCATGAGTTATGTCCAATGGCAAAGGTCATTTAAGAAAGAGGCAGGTTATAGAGGtgaagccagagtacccagagaaaaaccaccataAGAATGGTATCAGCTGCCTCAGTACATCACCATAAAAGATGACTAAATTGGAATCTTATCCTTTCTATTCCTGTTCAAATGAATGTCTTTTTCATTCTGGCATTATTCTAGACATTTGGCTCTATGAACCAAGTTACACCTATGACAGTGGTCACTATGGAAActgaactttctgtagattggaaggaccacatgtttgcctatttAATTGTTCTGTAGATTGGaaggaccacatgtttgcctatttAATTGTTCTGTAGATTGGaaggaccacatgtttgcctattaaatcgttcttgctgaactttctgtagattggaaggaccacatgtttgcctattaaatcgttcttgctgaactttctgtagattggaaggaccacatgtttgcctattaaattgttcttgctgaactttctgtagattggaaggaccacatgtttgcctattaaatcgttcttgctgaactttctgtagattggaaggaccacatgtttgcctattaaatcgttcttgctgaactttctgtagattggaaggatcacatgtttgcctattaaattgttcttgctgaactttctgtagattggaaggaccacatgtttgcctattaaatcgttcttgctgaactttctgtagattggaaggaccacatgtttgcctattaaatcgttcttgctgaactttctgtagattggaaggatcacatgtttgcctattaaatcgttcttgctgaactttctgtagattggaaggaccacatgtttgcctattaaatcgttcttgctgaactttctgtagattggagggaccacatgtttgcctattaaatcgttcttgctgaactttctgtagattggagggaccacatgtttgcctattaaatcgttcttgctgaactttctgtagattggaaggaccacatgtttgcctattaaatcgttcttgctgaactttctgtagattggagggaccacatgtttgcctattaaatcgttcttgctgaactttctgtagattggaaggatcacatgtttgcctattaaatcgttcttgctgaactttctgtagattggaaggatcacatgtttgcctattaaatcgttcttgctgaactttctgtagattggagggaccacatgtttgcctattaaatcgttcttgctgaactttctgtagattggaaggaccacatgtttgcctattaaatcgttcttgctgaactttctgtagattggaaggaccacatgtttgcctattaaatcgttcttgctgaactttctgtagattggaaggaccacatgtttgcctattaaatcgttcttgctgaactttctgtagattggaaggaccacatgtttgcctattaaatcgttcttgctgaactttctgtagattggaaggaccacatgtttgcctattaaatcgttcttgctgaactttctgtagattggagggaccacatgtttgcctattaaatcgttcttgctgaactttctgtagattggagggaccacatgtttgcctattaaatcgttcttgctgaactttctgtagattggaaggaccacatgtttgcctattaaatcgttcttgctgaactttctgtagattggaaggaccacatgtttgcctattaaatcgttcttgctgaactttctgtagattggaaggaccacatgtttgcctattaaatcgttcttgctgaactttctgtagattggaaggaccacatgtttggctattaaatcgttcttgctgaactttctgtagattggaaggaccacatgtttgcctattaaatcgttcttgctgaactttctgtagactggaaggaccacatgtttgcctattaaatcgttcttgctgaactttctgtagattggagggaccacatgtttgcctattaaattgttcttgctgaactttctgtagactggaaggaccacatgtttgcctattaaatcATTCTTGCTGAACTTTCTATAGATTGGAAGGACAacatgtttgcctattaaatcgttcttgctgaactttctgtagactggaaggaccacatgtttgcctattaaatcgttcttgctgaactttctgtagattggaaggaccacatgtttgcctattaaattgttcttgctgaactttctgtagattagaaggaccacatgtttgcctattaaatcgttcttgctgaactttctgtagattagaaggaccacatgtttgcctattaaatcgttcttgctgaactttctgtagattggaaggaccacatgtttgcctattaaatcgttcttgctgaactttctgtagattagaaggaccacatgtttgcctattaaatcgttcttgctgaactttctgtagattggaaggaccacatgtttgcctatttAATTGTTCTGTAGATTGGaaggaccacatgtttgcctattaaatcgttcttgctgaactttctgtagattggaaggaccacatgtttgcctattaaatcgttcttgctgaactttctgtaCAGTAGATTAGaaggaccacatgtttgcctattaaatcgttcttgctgaactttctgtagattggagggaccacatgtttgcctattaaatcgttcttgctgaactttctgtagattggaaggaccacatgtttgcctattaaatcgttcttgctgaactttctgtagattggaaggaccacatgtttgcctattaaatcgttcttgctgaactttctgtagattggagggaccacatgtttgcctattaaatcATTCTTGCTGAACTTTCTATAGATTGGAAGGACAACATGTTTGCCTATTTAATTgttcttgctgaactttctgtagactggaaggaccacatgtttgcctattaaatcATTCTTGCTGAACTTTCTATAAATTGGAAGGACAacatgtttgcctattaaatcgttcttgctgaactttctgtagattggaaggaccacatgtttgcctattaaatcatacttgctgaactttctgtagactggaaggaccacatgtttgcctattaaatcgttcttgctgaactttctgtagattggaaggaccacatgtttgcctattaaatcgttcttgctgaactttctgtagattggagggaccacatgtttgcctattaaatcgttcttgctgaactttctgtagattggaaggaccacatgtttgcctattaaatcgttcttgctgaactttctgtagactggaaggaccacatgtttgcctattaaatcgttcttgctgaactttctgtagattggaaggaccacatgtttgcctattaaatcgttcttgctgaactttctgtagattggagggaccacatgtttgcctattaaatcgttcttgctgaactttctgtaCAGTAGATTAGaaggaccacatgtttgcctattaaatcgttcttgctgaactttctgtagattggaaggaccacatgtttgcctattaaatcgttcttgctgaactttctgtagattggagggaccacatgtttgcctattaaatcgttcttgctgaactttctgtagattggagggaccacatgtttgcctattaaatcattcttgctgaactttctgtagattagaaggaccacatgtttgcctattaaatcgttcttgctgaactttctgtagattggaaggaccacatgtttgcctattaaatcgttcttgctgaactttctgtagattagaaggaccacatgtttgcctattaaatcattcttgctgaactttctgtagaCTGGAAGGAtcacatgtttgcctattaaatcgttcttgctgaactttctgtagattggaaggaccacatgtttgcctattaaatcgttcttgctgaactttctgtagattggaaggaccaccatgtttgcctattaaatcattcttgctgaactttctgtagattggaaggaccacatgtttgcctattaaatcgttcttgctgaactttctgtagattggaaggatcacatgtttgcctattaaatcattcttgctgaactttctgtagattggaaggaccacatgtttgcctattaaatcgttcttgctgaactttctatagattggaaggaccacatgtttgcctatttAATTGTTCTGTAGATTAGaaggaccacatgtttgcctatttAATTGTTCTGTAAATTGGaaggaccacatgtttgcctattaaatcgttcttgctgaactttctgtagattggaaggaccacatgtttgcctattaaatcgttcttgctgaactttctgtagattggaaggaccacatgtttgcctattaaatcgttcttgctgaactttctgtagattagaaggaccacatgtttgcctattaaatcgttcttgctgaactttctgtagattagaaggaccacatgtttgcctattaaatcattcttgctgaactttctgtagattAGAAGTaccacatgtttgcctattaaatGGTTCTGTACCTGTCATCAGTGGCTGTGTCCTCCTGGATGTGCCGGAGTTTCCATCGCCTCTTTTTGTTCCTTTGAGTTTTATCTCCAAACACTTTCTTGACAAGCACCTACAAATATAAGAAAGACTTCCAACATCTTAGGATACCTTTTGaattgacctttgacttagaggtcaaggtcataacaAAATTTCCTCTCCAGTTTTAAGACTCAATGGAATTCGAAATCTAAAATTTGGTAGCCCATAACAAAATCATGAAGCTGATTTCCATGAAATATAACTTAGATTAGAGCTGcagtatattttgtatttaaacacTAATTTTTTGTTCATGTGATCTTCATATAGCTTTCCATTTTAAATGCATTCATATTGAATATCTCAGACccaataatttcattttaggCATTAAAATACTGCTTTACATAAGGATTCTAGAAACTAAGTCACAGTGATACTATTGAGCACATACAGTGGAACCCACACTGTATAAGAAAGACTGAAACTCACCACATCCGGGATATTTTCTGGCTTGATCTTCTCCAACTCAGCATTGTTTAGGTTGGCATTCGTGAAATCAAATCTGAAATAAAGTAAATGGGATTATGCAATGTGGGAATCTTATaattaaacatacaaaacagTCAAATCTAGAATGGTGTACATCTCAACAAATCCCAGGACTTTTAGTTAAATTCCAGACAACATCTCAACCGGCCAATAATAGGACAATTCTAGACAACATCTCAAATAGCCAATAATAGGACAATTTTAGACCTGTGTAATTTGTAGGTGTATTTGTGGTTTTCTTACCCGAGGACGACATCTCCTACGTTAAGCAGATGACCGAGGAACGTCTTGCAATAGTGTTGTTGGTCACTCAGGCCAGAGCTGGTCATTCTGGTCACCCAGACTTCGGCCAGGACATGCTGTTAAATAGAGcatcatttaaattttgtaataCCTTATTATAACTACCTTACCTGATACACTAAAATCAATAATATCTTATTACAGTCCAACCCACTTAGTATGAACTCGGAGAGtacaaaatcacattttatacaaataaaattgaaatccCCTGCAAATGCAGTCAATCTCTTCGTTTTTATTACCCGTTTCGTTGGAATTGCTTGGAAATCAGCCTCCATAGAAATTAGAAATATCTTCAATTGGCAGATCAAATGCCAGGGAATGTCGGTAATATTGATGGATGTATCTAAATAAGCATATCTTTGATAATCCCATCATATCAATGATGGGTTTTTTCTCTCCCTTATTGTGATCATGAGAAATAGCCATTAATGGAGATTATTGGTTTCTGTTTCCCGTGACCCAAGGGACGATACGAAGCCCCGATTGGTAAGCAATCACCATGAATGATACCCTGGAGTTGTGAAAACCTACTAACTGTGTTTACTAGGTAAGTTTACTTATGTGAAGAACTAATCCGGTTTAACTGCCAACTTGAATTGTAATGACACTGTTCTAAATAATGCAACTTCAACAATATGTGGACTATGCGCCCTACGACACCGCAACAATGCACCAAGCGACAGAGCAGCAATGAACATTGTGACAGTGAgattgtcacatggcgcattgtcgccAATGCAACAGTGCGAGATAGGCGAAATCAGCAACCTTAAAAATCTAATAGATGGACGCTTGCACATTTATCTTATATTTGTGTCTATCCTAATAGGTTGCTTTCCACCAACTGTTTAgataattattattatcttattatatattaatacactaaaatataaaatactttattttatacTAATACACTAAAATCTGTATgctttattacatatattaataCACTAAAAAGTGTATTACCttattatatttgttaataCATTCAAATTTATAATACCTTATTAGATATATTAATACACTAAAATCTATAATACCTTATAcggtatatatattaatacccTAAAATCTATAAtaccttattatatatattatataaattaattaacaaatcTATAAtaccttattatatatattaatacactAAAATCTATAATACctttataatattacatattaataCACTAAAATCTATAATACCttattatatttgttaataCACTAAAATCTATAATACCTTATTAGATGTTGGTACTTTCCGTTTACTCTGTTCCCATTCAGGTACAAAGTCCACTTGCATGACCATGAATTCCACCAACTGTTTCGATGAGCACAGATTTGAGAACGGTGACCGGAAGTAAACAGCTCCACTGATCTCAGCCACTGTGAAAACAAAGGGAAGATAAAACTATTCATTATAGAATGAAAACTCTTAGTAATTGAAAATTTAACTGGTCAGTACCAGTGTTCCCTTTAAGGGTCCGTAGGACAGGCTGACCCAGAAAGTTACTGGTCCACactaaaagttactggtccaGACTGAAAGTCACTGGTCCTGactaaaagttactggtccttacaACGTTACAATTTTTTCTTGTAGTTTATCTAATAACTAGCAaagttttactaacaaaatatattcacATATCCAGTTTAGTATCGTGCATTCTTAACAAAGTTAACTGAAACCAGAATATTaggaaaatttgttttatagtTTGATCTTCCACCTTTCTACagttcttttttgttttgttttgtatatatctgGACCAAAAGTTGACAGTCAAAGGACCAGCTACATGGGAAAATTGTCTGCCTGACTATAAAGTTGCAGGTCACCGGCAGATGGACAGACGTTATTTTGAACGCTGGTCAGTACTCAGAAAGCCTTTTGCTGATCCTAATTTCCATACAGATTGAGATAATCGTACATACAGATATTCAGTGGCCCTACCTTGCAGTGTGTTTGGGTCGATGATATGGACAGCCTGCGTGACTTTATAACAAACACAGATGGGGTTGATATTTCCGAGCGAATGTGCCAATTTCTGTGGCAGACACACGATATTATcctagaaaattaaaatatttcaatgtatctttatatacaatagtagatgatttggtttcaatagtttaatgtcctattaacatacACCGTACGTCCCTTCTGTGACATCATACGTTTGTAACATTGCTATCCGGATACcggcaaacatattttatttctctataCCAATCTATTATAACTCGAAGGAAGTTAGTCCTGTTTTAACTGGAATCATTCCATTTATAGACACTCATCGCAAGATACCAGTATACTAGTTTTCATCCAGAAACGGGCAAACAAAATATGGAAATAAAATTGctggaaaatattttcatttgatttttttatcgaAATCTTTACTTATGATTTGAAAGATGCAATTATGGAAAGTAATCGATTTCAATACAGTTAAACATACTTACCTTACATATGGGTACAACAGACACAGAGAATGTGTGTGTGTAG from Argopecten irradians isolate NY chromosome 15, Ai_NY, whole genome shotgun sequence encodes:
- the LOC138309707 gene encoding 60S ribosomal export protein NMD3-like, giving the protein MEYMKENPTSSVNLILCCQCGTQIEPNPTNMCVACLRTQVDITEGIPKQGVLYFCRNCERYLQPPSHWVTAALESRELLSVCLKKLKSGLSKVHLVDAGFVWTEPHSQRIKIKLSVQKEVLNSAVLQQVFVVEFVVNNQMCDDCHRVEAKDFWRAVVQLRQRTDHKKTFYYLEQLILKHKAHVNTVNIKPLHEGLDFYYAHKNDARKLVDFLETVVPCKHNVAQELVTHDPHNNTYTYKHTFSVSIVPICKDNIVCLPQKLAHSLGNINPICVCYKVTQAVHIIDPNTLQVAEISGAVYFRSPFSNLCSSKQLVEFMVMQVDFVPEWEQSKRKVPTSNKHVLAEVWVTRMTSSGLSDQQHYCKTFLGHLLNVGDVVLGFDFTNANLNNAELEKIKPENIPDVVLVKKVFGDKTQRNKKRRWKLRHIQEDTATDDRDYNDFLEDLEEDPNYRQGVNIYKDASKIPVDQDDTDDEGLPQISLQEMLDDLHIDEDATGGEGADMIE